The following proteins are co-located in the Primulina tabacum isolate GXHZ01 chromosome 11, ASM2559414v2, whole genome shotgun sequence genome:
- the LOC142519923 gene encoding mediator of RNA polymerase II transcription subunit 33A-like isoform X1 yields the protein MEVTTRWNCSTWDTVLELTQVAQEKGGDPLLWAAQVSSILTSVGISLPSIELAELLVSHIFWENNVPTAWKILEKALALKIVPPLLVLGLLSTRAVSCRLSCPTAFRLYLELLKLHAFSLKENTDLPNHQKTMNSLDEILHFSEILDMQTNESGTLLVLFVFSLVWQLVDTTLDDEGLLELTPENNSRWPVKPQDMDLDVDNMHDEKRKEHRQSLQAINCIMVIELIGQFLQNKTTSRILYLARQNMSKQWESFTRRVQLLVTNSSALRNSKSSTVEILLLLSSDTSKIKSQHFQVRSFIQSHPMVQSRPLSSFAGLCLGTSRSGLWLPLDLFFEDAMDGSGVNATSAIEIITGLVKSLQAINATSWHEIFLGLWMAALRLVQRERDPIEGPVPRLNTRLCMLLSVTTLVVADLVEEEESMATNESNSGMGRKQRVSRKRRTDLVLSLQNLHNYQSLLAPPESVIPAVNQAAAKAMLFVSGIDVGTAHHDCITTSDTPINCSGSLYHLIVDTCIARNLLDTSAYFWPGYVDVHINQLPHTIPTQLTGWSSFMKGTALTPVMIDALVSTPASSFAEINKVFEIAVKGSADERIAAASILCGATLSHGWNVQEHTLYFITKLLSPPVPVNYSGNENYLTDYAPMLNVLLVGIAPVDCVQIFSLHGLVPELAGSLMTICEVFGSCVPDISWTMVTREEISVHAVFSNAFALLLKLWRFNHPPIEYGVGDVPLVGSQLTPEYLLLVRNSYLVSSGNSLKDPNRRRLAQVASSTSSKPIFVDSFPKLKVWYRQHLACIASPLTGLVNGTPVHHTVDTLLNMMYKKISARKQSVNTATSGSSSSCGTGSEDAYLRPKIPAWNILEAVPFVADAALTACAHGRLSPRELCTGLKDLADYLPATLASIVSYFSAEVTRGVWKSVFMNGTDWPSPAANFSNVEEQIKKILAATGVDVPSLAAGGSSPAALPLPLAAFVSLTITYKLDKASQRFLNLAGPALEHLAAGCPWPCMPIVASLWTQKAKRWSDFLVFSASRTVFLHSNDAVVQLLRSCFSATLGLSSSCISNNGGIGSLLGHGFGSHFSGGISPVAPGILYLRVYRSIRDIMFLRDNIVLLLMQTVEDIANGISSDSSERLKKPNGLKYGHASLAAAITRVKLAAWLGASIMFLTGGLGLVQSLFKETLPSWFMSIHRTEQKGNGCGTLPMIRGYALAYLAILCGAFTWGVASSSSVSKRRPNIIRNHMEFLASALDGKISLGCDPATWHAYISGFMSLMVRCTPTWILEVNVELLKRLSKGLRRQGEEELALALLGVGGASTMGSAADLIIETENSFL from the exons ATGGAGGTGACGACCCGGTGGAACTGCAGCACATGGGACACTGTTCTGGAGCTAACACAGGTGGCACAAGAAAAGGGCGGGGACCCATTGTTATGGGCCGCGCAGGTGTCCTCGATTCTGACCTCTGTTGGAATCTCTTTACCTTCAATTGAACTTGCTGAGCTTTTAGTGTCCCACATTTTTTGGGAGAACAACGTGCCGACTGCATGGAAGATCTTGGAAAAAGCTTTGGCGCTGAAGATTGTGCCTCCCTTACTTGTTCTTGGTCTCCTCTCAACGAG GGCAGTTTCTTGTCGCCTGTCCTGTCCAACAGCATTCAGGCTTTATCTGGAACTCCTTAAATTACATGCTTTCTCACTGAAGGAAAACACAGATTTGCCAAACCATCAGAA GACCATGAATTCTTTAGACGAAATACTTCATTTTTCCGAGATACTTGATATGCAAACAAATGAATCTGGAACTCTCTTGGTTCTCTTTGTGTTTTCCCTTGTTTGGCAGTTGGTTGACACTACACTGGATGATGAAGGATTACTGGAACTTACGCCAGAGAACAACTCTAGATGGCCAGTTAAACCTCAAGATATGGATTTAGATGTTGATAATATGCATGATGAGAAAAGGAAAGAACATAGACAGAGTTTACAAGCTATTAATTGCATCATGGTCATTGAGCTGATTGGGCAGTTTCTGCAAAACAAGACAACTTCCAGGATACTTTACTTGGCACGCCAAAACAT GTCCAAACAGTGGGAAAGCTTTACCCGGCGAGTGCAGCTGCTTGTAACAAATTCATCAGctttgagaaattcgaaatccaGTACAGTGGAGATTCTTCTGCTGTTATCATCAGATACTAGCAAAATTAAGTCTCAACATTTTCAAGTACGTTCATTTATTCAGTCTCACCCCATGGTGCAATCCAGGCCTCTGTCTTCTTTTGCTGGTCTCTGTCTTGGTACTAGTCGGTCTGGACTTTGGCTTCCTCTGGATCTATTCTTTGAAGATGCAATGGATGGTTCAGGAGTTAACGCAACAAGTGCCATTGAAATCATTACTG GTTTAGTTAAGTCCCTTCAAGCAATTAATGCCACCTCGTGGCATGAAATATTTCTTGGACTTTGGATGGCTGCCCTACGCCTTGTCCAGCGG GAGAGGGATCCCATTGAAGGACCTGTACCCCGACTAAATACCCGCTTGTGCATGTTATTGTCTGTCACAACACTTGTGGTTGCTGATCTTGTCGAGGAAGAGGAAAGTATGGCAACAAATGAATCAAATAGCGGTATGGGAAGGAAACAACGAGTTTCTAGGAAGCGTCGTACCGATTTGGTATTGAGTCTACAGAATCTGCATAATTATCAAAGCTTGCTAGCCCCGCCTGAGTCGGTCATTCCTGCTGTCAATCAGGCTGCTGCTAAAGCAATGTTGTTTGTATCTGGCATCGATGTTGGAACTGCACATCATGATTGCATCACCACATCAGATACACCGATTAATTGTT CTGGTAGCCTATATCATTTAATTGTTGACACTTGCATAGCCAGAAATCTTTTGGACACATCGGCTTATTTCTGGCCGGGCTACGTAGATGTGCACATCAACCAACTACCACATACTATTCCCACTCAGTTGACTGGGTGGTCATCATTTATGAAAGGGACGGCTCTCACCCCAGTGATGATCGATGCTTTAGTTTCAACTCCTGCTTCAAG CTTTGCAGAAATTAATAAAGTCTTCGAGATTGCGGTTAAAGGTTCCGCTGATGAAAGGATAGCTGCTGCTAGTATTCTTTGTGGGGCGACCTTGAGTCATGGATGGAATGTTCAG GAACACACGCTCTACTTTATTACCAAACTACTTTCTCCACCAGTCCCTGTCAACTATTCTGGGAATGAAAACTATTTGACTGATTATGCTCCCATGCTCAATGTTCTCCTTGTGGGAATAGCACCAGTTGACTGTGTCCAGATTTTTTCTCTCCATGGATTG GTGCCAGAGCTTGCTGGTTCGTTGATGACAATATGTGAGGTTTTTGGCTCATGCGTGCCTGATATCTCCTGGACCATGGTTACAAGAGAAGAAATTTCTGTTCATGCCGTATTTTCAAATGCATTTGCTCTTCTTCTAAAGCTATGGAGATTTAATCACCCTCCTATAGAGTATGGTGTTGGAGATGTGCCTCTGGTAGGATCCCAACTCACTCCTGAATACCTTTTATTGGTACGGAATTCTTACCTAGTATCATCAGGAAACTCACTCAAGGATCCAAATCGAAGGAGACTTGCACAAGTTGCTAGTTCTACGTCCTCCAAACCAATATTCGTTGATTCATTTCCTAAACTCAAAGTGTGGTATAGGCAACATCTGGCCTGTATAGCTTCACCTCTCACCGGTCTTGTCAATGGCACACCAGTGCACCATACTGTTGATACACTACTAAACATGATGTATAAAAAAATCAGTGCGAGAAAACAGTCTGTGAACACTGCGACATCTGGAAGCAGTAGTTCCTGTGGGACTGGAAGTGAAGATGCTTATCTGAGGCCTAAAATACCAGCTTGGAATATCCTTGAAGCTGTCCCTTTTGTGGCAGATGCCGCTCTAACTGCATGCGCTCATGGAAGATTGTCTCCCCGTGAATTATGCACGG GGCTGAAAGATTTGGCGGATTATCTTCCCGCCACGTTGGCCTCTATTGTAAGTTACTTCTCTGCTGAAGTGACTCGAGGTGTTTGGAAGTCAGTTTTCATGAATGGAACAGATTGGCCGAGTCCAGCAGCAAATTTCTCCAATGTTGAGGAACAGATAAAGAAAATACTAGCTGCCACCGGTGTCGATGTCCCCAGTCTTGCAGCAG GAGGAAGTTCACCAGCTGCACTTCCATTGCCTTTGGCAGCATTTGTGAGCCTAACCATAACCTATAAGCTTGATAAAGCCTCACAACGTTTCCTGAATCTGGCTGGTCCGGCTTTGGAGCACCTTGCTGCTGGCTGTCCTTGGCCATGCATGCCAATAGTTGCTTCTTTATGGACCCAAAAAGCTAAGCGTTGGAGTGATTTCCTAGTATTTTCTGCTTCTCGTACTGTTTTCCTTCATAGCAATGATGCCGTTGTTCAGCTACTTAGAAGCTGCTTCAGTGCCACACTTGGTTTGAGCAGCAGCTGCATTTCGAATAATGGTGGCATTGGATCACTACTTGGTCATGGATTTGGATCTCATTTTAGTGGTGGAATCTCTCCAGTTGCTCCTGGGATTCTTTATTTACGAGTCTATCGTTCAATTAGAGACATAATGTTTTTACGAGACAATATAGTTTTACTACTGATGCAAACTGTGGAGGACATAGCCAATGGTATCTCGAGTGATAGTTCTGAAAGGCTGAAAAAACCAAATGGATTAAAATACGGGCATGCCTCACTCGCTGCAGCCATAACCAGGGTAAAACTCGCAGCTTGGCTTGGAGCTTCCATAATGTTCTTAACCGGTGGGCTGGGGCTCGTGCAGTCATTATTTAAAGAAACTCTCCCTTCTTGGTTTATGTCTATTCACCGTACCGAGCAAAAGGGCAATGGATGTGGAACGCTTCCAATGATCAGGGGGTATGCGTTGGCATACTTGGCTATACTTTGTGGAGCATTTACTTGGGGTGTGGCCTCATCATCTTCGGTTTCAAAGAGGCGACCTAACATTATTAGAAATCACATGGAATTTCTGGCAAGTGCTCTAGATGGAAAGATTTCACTTGGCTGTGATCCAGCTACTTGGCATGCTTACATATCTGGTTTCATGAGTTTGATGGTGAGATGCACACCAACCTGGATACTAGAGGTGAATGTCGAGCTGTTGAAGAGACTGAGCAAGGGGTTGAGACGACAGGGCGAGGAGGAGCTTGCTCTTGCTTTGTTAGGAGTTGGTGGGGCAAGTACCATGGGCTCTGCTGCTGATCTTATCATAGAAACTGAAAATAgctttttataa
- the LOC142519923 gene encoding mediator of RNA polymerase II transcription subunit 33A-like isoform X2, with translation MDLDVDNMHDEKRKEHRQSLQAINCIMVIELIGQFLQNKTTSRILYLARQNMSKQWESFTRRVQLLVTNSSALRNSKSSTVEILLLLSSDTSKIKSQHFQVRSFIQSHPMVQSRPLSSFAGLCLGTSRSGLWLPLDLFFEDAMDGSGVNATSAIEIITGLVKSLQAINATSWHEIFLGLWMAALRLVQRERDPIEGPVPRLNTRLCMLLSVTTLVVADLVEEEESMATNESNSGMGRKQRVSRKRRTDLVLSLQNLHNYQSLLAPPESVIPAVNQAAAKAMLFVSGIDVGTAHHDCITTSDTPINCSGSLYHLIVDTCIARNLLDTSAYFWPGYVDVHINQLPHTIPTQLTGWSSFMKGTALTPVMIDALVSTPASSFAEINKVFEIAVKGSADERIAAASILCGATLSHGWNVQEHTLYFITKLLSPPVPVNYSGNENYLTDYAPMLNVLLVGIAPVDCVQIFSLHGLVPELAGSLMTICEVFGSCVPDISWTMVTREEISVHAVFSNAFALLLKLWRFNHPPIEYGVGDVPLVGSQLTPEYLLLVRNSYLVSSGNSLKDPNRRRLAQVASSTSSKPIFVDSFPKLKVWYRQHLACIASPLTGLVNGTPVHHTVDTLLNMMYKKISARKQSVNTATSGSSSSCGTGSEDAYLRPKIPAWNILEAVPFVADAALTACAHGRLSPRELCTGLKDLADYLPATLASIVSYFSAEVTRGVWKSVFMNGTDWPSPAANFSNVEEQIKKILAATGVDVPSLAAGGSSPAALPLPLAAFVSLTITYKLDKASQRFLNLAGPALEHLAAGCPWPCMPIVASLWTQKAKRWSDFLVFSASRTVFLHSNDAVVQLLRSCFSATLGLSSSCISNNGGIGSLLGHGFGSHFSGGISPVAPGILYLRVYRSIRDIMFLRDNIVLLLMQTVEDIANGISSDSSERLKKPNGLKYGHASLAAAITRVKLAAWLGASIMFLTGGLGLVQSLFKETLPSWFMSIHRTEQKGNGCGTLPMIRGYALAYLAILCGAFTWGVASSSSVSKRRPNIIRNHMEFLASALDGKISLGCDPATWHAYISGFMSLMVRCTPTWILEVNVELLKRLSKGLRRQGEEELALALLGVGGASTMGSAADLIIETENSFL, from the exons ATGGATTTAGATGTTGATAATATGCATGATGAGAAAAGGAAAGAACATAGACAGAGTTTACAAGCTATTAATTGCATCATGGTCATTGAGCTGATTGGGCAGTTTCTGCAAAACAAGACAACTTCCAGGATACTTTACTTGGCACGCCAAAACAT GTCCAAACAGTGGGAAAGCTTTACCCGGCGAGTGCAGCTGCTTGTAACAAATTCATCAGctttgagaaattcgaaatccaGTACAGTGGAGATTCTTCTGCTGTTATCATCAGATACTAGCAAAATTAAGTCTCAACATTTTCAAGTACGTTCATTTATTCAGTCTCACCCCATGGTGCAATCCAGGCCTCTGTCTTCTTTTGCTGGTCTCTGTCTTGGTACTAGTCGGTCTGGACTTTGGCTTCCTCTGGATCTATTCTTTGAAGATGCAATGGATGGTTCAGGAGTTAACGCAACAAGTGCCATTGAAATCATTACTG GTTTAGTTAAGTCCCTTCAAGCAATTAATGCCACCTCGTGGCATGAAATATTTCTTGGACTTTGGATGGCTGCCCTACGCCTTGTCCAGCGG GAGAGGGATCCCATTGAAGGACCTGTACCCCGACTAAATACCCGCTTGTGCATGTTATTGTCTGTCACAACACTTGTGGTTGCTGATCTTGTCGAGGAAGAGGAAAGTATGGCAACAAATGAATCAAATAGCGGTATGGGAAGGAAACAACGAGTTTCTAGGAAGCGTCGTACCGATTTGGTATTGAGTCTACAGAATCTGCATAATTATCAAAGCTTGCTAGCCCCGCCTGAGTCGGTCATTCCTGCTGTCAATCAGGCTGCTGCTAAAGCAATGTTGTTTGTATCTGGCATCGATGTTGGAACTGCACATCATGATTGCATCACCACATCAGATACACCGATTAATTGTT CTGGTAGCCTATATCATTTAATTGTTGACACTTGCATAGCCAGAAATCTTTTGGACACATCGGCTTATTTCTGGCCGGGCTACGTAGATGTGCACATCAACCAACTACCACATACTATTCCCACTCAGTTGACTGGGTGGTCATCATTTATGAAAGGGACGGCTCTCACCCCAGTGATGATCGATGCTTTAGTTTCAACTCCTGCTTCAAG CTTTGCAGAAATTAATAAAGTCTTCGAGATTGCGGTTAAAGGTTCCGCTGATGAAAGGATAGCTGCTGCTAGTATTCTTTGTGGGGCGACCTTGAGTCATGGATGGAATGTTCAG GAACACACGCTCTACTTTATTACCAAACTACTTTCTCCACCAGTCCCTGTCAACTATTCTGGGAATGAAAACTATTTGACTGATTATGCTCCCATGCTCAATGTTCTCCTTGTGGGAATAGCACCAGTTGACTGTGTCCAGATTTTTTCTCTCCATGGATTG GTGCCAGAGCTTGCTGGTTCGTTGATGACAATATGTGAGGTTTTTGGCTCATGCGTGCCTGATATCTCCTGGACCATGGTTACAAGAGAAGAAATTTCTGTTCATGCCGTATTTTCAAATGCATTTGCTCTTCTTCTAAAGCTATGGAGATTTAATCACCCTCCTATAGAGTATGGTGTTGGAGATGTGCCTCTGGTAGGATCCCAACTCACTCCTGAATACCTTTTATTGGTACGGAATTCTTACCTAGTATCATCAGGAAACTCACTCAAGGATCCAAATCGAAGGAGACTTGCACAAGTTGCTAGTTCTACGTCCTCCAAACCAATATTCGTTGATTCATTTCCTAAACTCAAAGTGTGGTATAGGCAACATCTGGCCTGTATAGCTTCACCTCTCACCGGTCTTGTCAATGGCACACCAGTGCACCATACTGTTGATACACTACTAAACATGATGTATAAAAAAATCAGTGCGAGAAAACAGTCTGTGAACACTGCGACATCTGGAAGCAGTAGTTCCTGTGGGACTGGAAGTGAAGATGCTTATCTGAGGCCTAAAATACCAGCTTGGAATATCCTTGAAGCTGTCCCTTTTGTGGCAGATGCCGCTCTAACTGCATGCGCTCATGGAAGATTGTCTCCCCGTGAATTATGCACGG GGCTGAAAGATTTGGCGGATTATCTTCCCGCCACGTTGGCCTCTATTGTAAGTTACTTCTCTGCTGAAGTGACTCGAGGTGTTTGGAAGTCAGTTTTCATGAATGGAACAGATTGGCCGAGTCCAGCAGCAAATTTCTCCAATGTTGAGGAACAGATAAAGAAAATACTAGCTGCCACCGGTGTCGATGTCCCCAGTCTTGCAGCAG GAGGAAGTTCACCAGCTGCACTTCCATTGCCTTTGGCAGCATTTGTGAGCCTAACCATAACCTATAAGCTTGATAAAGCCTCACAACGTTTCCTGAATCTGGCTGGTCCGGCTTTGGAGCACCTTGCTGCTGGCTGTCCTTGGCCATGCATGCCAATAGTTGCTTCTTTATGGACCCAAAAAGCTAAGCGTTGGAGTGATTTCCTAGTATTTTCTGCTTCTCGTACTGTTTTCCTTCATAGCAATGATGCCGTTGTTCAGCTACTTAGAAGCTGCTTCAGTGCCACACTTGGTTTGAGCAGCAGCTGCATTTCGAATAATGGTGGCATTGGATCACTACTTGGTCATGGATTTGGATCTCATTTTAGTGGTGGAATCTCTCCAGTTGCTCCTGGGATTCTTTATTTACGAGTCTATCGTTCAATTAGAGACATAATGTTTTTACGAGACAATATAGTTTTACTACTGATGCAAACTGTGGAGGACATAGCCAATGGTATCTCGAGTGATAGTTCTGAAAGGCTGAAAAAACCAAATGGATTAAAATACGGGCATGCCTCACTCGCTGCAGCCATAACCAGGGTAAAACTCGCAGCTTGGCTTGGAGCTTCCATAATGTTCTTAACCGGTGGGCTGGGGCTCGTGCAGTCATTATTTAAAGAAACTCTCCCTTCTTGGTTTATGTCTATTCACCGTACCGAGCAAAAGGGCAATGGATGTGGAACGCTTCCAATGATCAGGGGGTATGCGTTGGCATACTTGGCTATACTTTGTGGAGCATTTACTTGGGGTGTGGCCTCATCATCTTCGGTTTCAAAGAGGCGACCTAACATTATTAGAAATCACATGGAATTTCTGGCAAGTGCTCTAGATGGAAAGATTTCACTTGGCTGTGATCCAGCTACTTGGCATGCTTACATATCTGGTTTCATGAGTTTGATGGTGAGATGCACACCAACCTGGATACTAGAGGTGAATGTCGAGCTGTTGAAGAGACTGAGCAAGGGGTTGAGACGACAGGGCGAGGAGGAGCTTGCTCTTGCTTTGTTAGGAGTTGGTGGGGCAAGTACCATGGGCTCTGCTGCTGATCTTATCATAGAAACTGAAAATAgctttttataa